The following coding sequences are from one Candidatus Aquicultor sp. window:
- a CDS encoding acyl-CoA dehydratase activase, which translates to MFVGIDIGSRSIKLVALNGQGIEDYKVVDTGFNPHDRSLELVQAYNAEKIVATGYGRHFAREDFADGVITEIKAHGIGNRYLFTQCRTIVDIGGQDSKVISLDATGRVADFQMNDRCAAGTGKFLEIMSKTLGFTLDEFGPESLLAENAVRVNSMCTVFAESEVISLLAKKENPRNIGLGLHQSIIDRINSMLHRVGINDDIVLSGGVGRNPCIRQLLEQKLGRPVYIYEHPELAGALGAALTARDAE; encoded by the coding sequence ATGTTTGTAGGGATTGATATCGGGTCTCGATCTATTAAGCTGGTCGCCTTGAACGGTCAGGGCATTGAGGATTATAAAGTAGTCGATACCGGGTTTAATCCGCACGACCGCTCCCTAGAGCTTGTTCAGGCATATAACGCGGAAAAAATAGTGGCGACCGGTTACGGTCGCCACTTCGCGCGTGAAGATTTTGCCGACGGGGTCATAACTGAAATCAAAGCTCACGGTATAGGCAACCGGTACCTGTTTACCCAGTGCCGCACGATAGTAGACATCGGCGGGCAGGATAGTAAGGTAATTTCGCTCGATGCAACCGGCCGGGTCGCCGATTTTCAGATGAATGACCGTTGTGCTGCGGGAACAGGAAAATTTCTTGAGATTATGTCGAAAACACTGGGTTTTACGCTTGATGAATTTGGTCCGGAGTCACTTTTAGCCGAAAACGCGGTACGGGTAAATAGCATGTGCACGGTTTTTGCAGAATCCGAGGTAATCTCGCTGCTTGCAAAAAAAGAAAATCCACGCAATATCGGGCTGGGGCTGCATCAGTCGATCATTGATAGAATAAATTCTATGCTGCACCGCGTCGGGATCAATGACGATATAGTGCTTTCCGGTGGAGTCGGACGAAACCCGTGCATACGGCAGTTGCTTGAGCAGAAGTTGGGCCGGCCGGTCTACATATACGAGCATCCCGAGCTTGCGGGGGCGCTGGGCGCGGCACTGACCGCACGCGACGCTGAGTAG
- the mraZ gene encoding division/cell wall cluster transcriptional repressor MraZ produces the protein MFFGEYYHSLDEKGRVILPARFREALAEGFFITKGFDTCLTVYTKQDWFALVERINQLPTLSDVNVRNFQRFFIGSAIEGEVSRQGRISIPQNLREFAGLDREIVVVGLSNKIEIWAKEKYEEFTANVDQSAPGIADAIKGFGV, from the coding sequence TTGTTTTTTGGAGAGTACTACCACTCGCTAGACGAAAAAGGAAGAGTAATCTTGCCTGCCAGGTTTAGGGAGGCTCTAGCAGAAGGTTTCTTCATAACAAAAGGGTTTGATACGTGCCTCACAGTGTATACCAAGCAGGATTGGTTTGCACTGGTTGAAAGAATCAACCAGCTGCCAACACTGTCTGATGTTAATGTGCGCAATTTCCAGCGGTTTTTTATCGGAAGCGCGATCGAAGGCGAAGTTAGTCGCCAGGGAAGAATCTCCATTCCACAAAATTTGCGTGAGTTTGCGGGGCTTGATCGCGAAATCGTGGTCGTCGGCCTCTCTAATAAAATCGAAATCTGGGCAAAGGAGAAATACGAGGAATTTACCGCGAACGTCGATCAATCAGCGCCGGGAATCGCCGACGCAATAAAAGGATTCGGCGTGTAG
- a CDS encoding HAD hydrolase family protein: MIKVSIPGRGDFEFNNLVLDMNGTIAVDGLVSPMVADLIKVLSRYVHIHIVTADTHGRVESQMEIVPAHFERVHTPGESAQKAGYVRSIGAGTCIAIGNGSNDAEMLQAAQLSIAVIGDEGCASETLQAADLVVKRAEDAFNLLINTNRLIATLRK, encoded by the coding sequence ATGATAAAAGTGAGCATCCCCGGTAGGGGGGACTTTGAATTTAATAACCTGGTTCTCGATATGAACGGCACGATTGCCGTAGACGGGCTCGTATCGCCGATGGTAGCCGACCTTATAAAAGTCCTTTCTCGGTATGTGCATATCCATATCGTTACCGCAGATACCCACGGCCGGGTCGAGTCGCAGATGGAAATAGTACCGGCGCATTTCGAGCGCGTGCATACCCCCGGCGAATCGGCTCAAAAAGCCGGCTATGTGCGGAGTATTGGCGCAGGGACTTGTATTGCTATAGGTAATGGCTCGAACGACGCAGAGATGCTTCAAGCGGCGCAGCTTTCAATTGCCGTCATAGGTGATGAGGGATGTGCTTCTGAGACGCTGCAGGCGGCGGATCTTGTCGTAAAACGGGCAGAGGATGCCTTTAACCTTCTCATCAACACCAACAGATTAATCGCCACGCTGCGCAAGTAG